One Maniola hyperantus chromosome Z, iAphHyp1.2, whole genome shotgun sequence DNA window includes the following coding sequences:
- the LOC117995418 gene encoding sodium/potassium/calcium exchanger 4-like isoform X2: MVYHSVIIVLTIWISISSSAALEDFNATGDDSDYLTVLNDRGETVYITRELMNKLIEEAETWHWTPWLRTKTEMLGNIIQEVERIAQDSVEHFPDSLFTDEQLRQGAFLCYVMFGIYSFTLLAIVCNDYFIPCVEMICEDLKIPQNVAAATFMSVATSCPEFFVNVISTFLTQSDMGIGTIVGSAIFNLLGVAAVGSLAAVAPIAIDFRPVTRDVIIYMMTVGVLVAIVWDGQVVWYEALVLGILYVCYFIFIFNSMKIFGLIERLFMSCKQKGASNYTVNTISKSIEETPDNKNINNTESQVNEVSSNGKPVTINKEEEAVVKPKKSVFRFPKENSIMYKSWWVYTWPLKLVLSMTIPSPVTCRRLYPLSFFMCIIWIGINSYLISWSMTVIGHTFLIPESVMGMTFLAFGGCLPEACSIFIMSRRGEGGIGVSNALGANTLAILFALGLPWLIKTLTLLVQGYDTAVTINSAGIDFIVGSLLVAACCLWISLFIAKFKLRRSIGCLLAVLYLIFITFAILVEMGIILDREGF, from the exons ATGCTACGGGAGATGATTCTGATTACTTGACGGTGTTGAACGATCGTGGTGAGACGGTGTACATCACGAGAGAACTCATGAACAAGCTAATCGAGGAGGCGGAGACATGGCACTGGACGCCTTGGCTGAGGACCAAAACGGAGATGCTCGGGAATATTATTCAAGAAGTGGAGCGCATTGCCCAGGACTCCGTCGAACATTTTCCCGACAGCCTTTTCACAG acgaACAACTACGGCAGGGTGCGTTTTTGTGCTACGTAATGTTCGGTATATATTCATTCACTCTGCTGGCTATTGTGTGCAATGACTACTTCATTCCGTGCGTCGAAATGATATGCGAAGACTTGAAGATACCTCAG AATGTGGCAGCGGCTACATTTATGTCAGTCGCAACGTCATGCCCGGAGTTCTTCGTCAACGTGATATCGACGTTCCTTACGCAGTCCGACATGGGCATAGGAACCATAGTAGGTTCGGCCATATTCAATTTATTAGGAGTTGCTGCCGTTGGGAGTCTTGCAGCTGTAGCA CCTATCGCAATCGATTTTCGCCCAGTAACAAGAGATGTGATTATCTACATGATGACCGTTGGGGTCCTCGTGGCGATAGTGTGGGACGGCCAGGTGGTCTGGTACGAGGCACTGGTCCTTGGCATACTTTACGTATGCTACTTCATCTTCATCTTCAACAGTATGAAAATTTTCGGCCTTATCGAAAGGTTATTCATGTCTTGCAAACAGAAAGGAGCATCAAATT ACACCGTGAACACCATTAGTAAGTCGATAGAAGAGACACCTGATAATAAGAACATAAACAATACTGAATCGCAAGTGAATGAAGTTTCGAGCAATGGCAAACCTGTCACCATTAATAAGG aaGAAGAAGCAGTGGTGAAACCAAAGAAAAGTGTATTTCGATTCCCAAAAGAGAATTCTATCATGTACAAGTCATGGTGGGTTTACACATGGCCCCTCAAGTTAGTGCTTAGCATGACTATACCCTCCCCCGTGACATGCAGACGATTATACCCGCTGTCCTTCTTTATGTGCATCATTTGGATCGGCATTAATTCCTACTTAATCTCTTGGAGTATGACAGTTATAG GGCATACGTTTTTAATTCCCGAGTCGGTGATGGGAATGACCTTCCTTGCGTTCGGCGGCTGTTTACCTGAAGCTTGTTCCATATTCATCATGTCCAGGAGAG GCGAAGGAGGAATAGGCGTATCCAACGCTTTAGGAGCCAATACTCTAGCGATTTTATTCGCCCTGGGGTTGCCCTGGCTCATTAAGACCCTCACATTGCTGGTTCAGGGTTACGACACAGCAGTCACCATCAACTCGGCGGGCATCGACTTCATCGTCGGCTCTCTATTGGTAGCTGCTTGTTGTCTGTGGATATCCTTATTCATTGCAAAGTTCAAGCTGAGGAGAAGCATTGGATGTCTACTGGcagtattatatttaatttttatcacaTTTGCGATACTTGTCGAAATGGGAATCATTTTGGACAGGGAAGGGTTTTGA
- the LOC117995418 gene encoding sodium/potassium/calcium exchanger 4-like isoform X3, with product MVYHSVIIVLTIWISISSSAALEDFNATGDDSDYLTVLNDRGETVYITRELMNKLIEEAETWHWTPWLRTKTEMLGNIIQEVERIAQDSVEHFPDSLFTDEQLRQGAFLCYVMFGIYSFTLLAIVCNDYFIPCVEMICEDLKIPQNVAAATFMSVATSCPEFFVNVISTFLTQSDMGIGTIVGSAIFNLLGVAAVGSLAAVAPIAIDFRPVTRDVIIYMMTVGVLVAIVWDGQVVWYEALVLGILYVCYFIFIFNSMKIFGLIERLFMSCKQKGASNSDTVNTISKSIEETPDNKNINNTESQVNEVSSNGKPVTINKEEAVVKPKKSVFRFPKENSIMYKSWWVYTWPLKLVLSMTIPSPVTCRRLYPLSFFMCIIWIGINSYLISWSMTVIGHTFLIPESVMGMTFLAFGGCLPEACSIFIMSRRGEGGIGVSNALGANTLAILFALGLPWLIKTLTLLVQGYDTAVTINSAGIDFIVGSLLVAACCLWISLFIAKFKLRRSIGCLLAVLYLIFITFAILVEMGIILDREGF from the exons ATGCTACGGGAGATGATTCTGATTACTTGACGGTGTTGAACGATCGTGGTGAGACGGTGTACATCACGAGAGAACTCATGAACAAGCTAATCGAGGAGGCGGAGACATGGCACTGGACGCCTTGGCTGAGGACCAAAACGGAGATGCTCGGGAATATTATTCAAGAAGTGGAGCGCATTGCCCAGGACTCCGTCGAACATTTTCCCGACAGCCTTTTCACAG acgaACAACTACGGCAGGGTGCGTTTTTGTGCTACGTAATGTTCGGTATATATTCATTCACTCTGCTGGCTATTGTGTGCAATGACTACTTCATTCCGTGCGTCGAAATGATATGCGAAGACTTGAAGATACCTCAG AATGTGGCAGCGGCTACATTTATGTCAGTCGCAACGTCATGCCCGGAGTTCTTCGTCAACGTGATATCGACGTTCCTTACGCAGTCCGACATGGGCATAGGAACCATAGTAGGTTCGGCCATATTCAATTTATTAGGAGTTGCTGCCGTTGGGAGTCTTGCAGCTGTAGCA CCTATCGCAATCGATTTTCGCCCAGTAACAAGAGATGTGATTATCTACATGATGACCGTTGGGGTCCTCGTGGCGATAGTGTGGGACGGCCAGGTGGTCTGGTACGAGGCACTGGTCCTTGGCATACTTTACGTATGCTACTTCATCTTCATCTTCAACAGTATGAAAATTTTCGGCCTTATCGAAAGGTTATTCATGTCTTGCAAACAGAAAGGAGCATCAAATT CAGACACCGTGAACACCATTAGTAAGTCGATAGAAGAGACACCTGATAATAAGAACATAAACAATACTGAATCGCAAGTGAATGAAGTTTCGAGCAATGGCAAACCTGTCACCATTAATAAGG AAGAAGCAGTGGTGAAACCAAAGAAAAGTGTATTTCGATTCCCAAAAGAGAATTCTATCATGTACAAGTCATGGTGGGTTTACACATGGCCCCTCAAGTTAGTGCTTAGCATGACTATACCCTCCCCCGTGACATGCAGACGATTATACCCGCTGTCCTTCTTTATGTGCATCATTTGGATCGGCATTAATTCCTACTTAATCTCTTGGAGTATGACAGTTATAG GGCATACGTTTTTAATTCCCGAGTCGGTGATGGGAATGACCTTCCTTGCGTTCGGCGGCTGTTTACCTGAAGCTTGTTCCATATTCATCATGTCCAGGAGAG GCGAAGGAGGAATAGGCGTATCCAACGCTTTAGGAGCCAATACTCTAGCGATTTTATTCGCCCTGGGGTTGCCCTGGCTCATTAAGACCCTCACATTGCTGGTTCAGGGTTACGACACAGCAGTCACCATCAACTCGGCGGGCATCGACTTCATCGTCGGCTCTCTATTGGTAGCTGCTTGTTGTCTGTGGATATCCTTATTCATTGCAAAGTTCAAGCTGAGGAGAAGCATTGGATGTCTACTGGcagtattatatttaatttttatcacaTTTGCGATACTTGTCGAAATGGGAATCATTTTGGACAGGGAAGGGTTTTGA
- the LOC117995418 gene encoding sodium/potassium/calcium exchanger 4-like isoform X1 — protein sequence MVYHSVIIVLTIWISISSSAALEDFNATGDDSDYLTVLNDRGETVYITRELMNKLIEEAETWHWTPWLRTKTEMLGNIIQEVERIAQDSVEHFPDSLFTDEQLRQGAFLCYVMFGIYSFTLLAIVCNDYFIPCVEMICEDLKIPQNVAAATFMSVATSCPEFFVNVISTFLTQSDMGIGTIVGSAIFNLLGVAAVGSLAAVAPIAIDFRPVTRDVIIYMMTVGVLVAIVWDGQVVWYEALVLGILYVCYFIFIFNSMKIFGLIERLFMSCKQKGASNSDTVNTISKSIEETPDNKNINNTESQVNEVSSNGKPVTINKEEEAVVKPKKSVFRFPKENSIMYKSWWVYTWPLKLVLSMTIPSPVTCRRLYPLSFFMCIIWIGINSYLISWSMTVIGHTFLIPESVMGMTFLAFGGCLPEACSIFIMSRRGEGGIGVSNALGANTLAILFALGLPWLIKTLTLLVQGYDTAVTINSAGIDFIVGSLLVAACCLWISLFIAKFKLRRSIGCLLAVLYLIFITFAILVEMGIILDREGF from the exons ATGCTACGGGAGATGATTCTGATTACTTGACGGTGTTGAACGATCGTGGTGAGACGGTGTACATCACGAGAGAACTCATGAACAAGCTAATCGAGGAGGCGGAGACATGGCACTGGACGCCTTGGCTGAGGACCAAAACGGAGATGCTCGGGAATATTATTCAAGAAGTGGAGCGCATTGCCCAGGACTCCGTCGAACATTTTCCCGACAGCCTTTTCACAG acgaACAACTACGGCAGGGTGCGTTTTTGTGCTACGTAATGTTCGGTATATATTCATTCACTCTGCTGGCTATTGTGTGCAATGACTACTTCATTCCGTGCGTCGAAATGATATGCGAAGACTTGAAGATACCTCAG AATGTGGCAGCGGCTACATTTATGTCAGTCGCAACGTCATGCCCGGAGTTCTTCGTCAACGTGATATCGACGTTCCTTACGCAGTCCGACATGGGCATAGGAACCATAGTAGGTTCGGCCATATTCAATTTATTAGGAGTTGCTGCCGTTGGGAGTCTTGCAGCTGTAGCA CCTATCGCAATCGATTTTCGCCCAGTAACAAGAGATGTGATTATCTACATGATGACCGTTGGGGTCCTCGTGGCGATAGTGTGGGACGGCCAGGTGGTCTGGTACGAGGCACTGGTCCTTGGCATACTTTACGTATGCTACTTCATCTTCATCTTCAACAGTATGAAAATTTTCGGCCTTATCGAAAGGTTATTCATGTCTTGCAAACAGAAAGGAGCATCAAATT CAGACACCGTGAACACCATTAGTAAGTCGATAGAAGAGACACCTGATAATAAGAACATAAACAATACTGAATCGCAAGTGAATGAAGTTTCGAGCAATGGCAAACCTGTCACCATTAATAAGG aaGAAGAAGCAGTGGTGAAACCAAAGAAAAGTGTATTTCGATTCCCAAAAGAGAATTCTATCATGTACAAGTCATGGTGGGTTTACACATGGCCCCTCAAGTTAGTGCTTAGCATGACTATACCCTCCCCCGTGACATGCAGACGATTATACCCGCTGTCCTTCTTTATGTGCATCATTTGGATCGGCATTAATTCCTACTTAATCTCTTGGAGTATGACAGTTATAG GGCATACGTTTTTAATTCCCGAGTCGGTGATGGGAATGACCTTCCTTGCGTTCGGCGGCTGTTTACCTGAAGCTTGTTCCATATTCATCATGTCCAGGAGAG GCGAAGGAGGAATAGGCGTATCCAACGCTTTAGGAGCCAATACTCTAGCGATTTTATTCGCCCTGGGGTTGCCCTGGCTCATTAAGACCCTCACATTGCTGGTTCAGGGTTACGACACAGCAGTCACCATCAACTCGGCGGGCATCGACTTCATCGTCGGCTCTCTATTGGTAGCTGCTTGTTGTCTGTGGATATCCTTATTCATTGCAAAGTTCAAGCTGAGGAGAAGCATTGGATGTCTACTGGcagtattatatttaatttttatcacaTTTGCGATACTTGTCGAAATGGGAATCATTTTGGACAGGGAAGGGTTTTGA